From the genome of Halomonas sp. I5-271120, one region includes:
- a CDS encoding ethanolamine ammonia-lyase subunit EutB yields MAKAYHYTLGSQCHRFKNLAEVMAKATPARSGDRLAGVIADSAEERVVAQMALAELPLRTFLEDHLIPYEEDEITRLIIDTHDKEAFAPISHLTVGDFRNWLLSDLATPEMLTRVQAGITPEMAAAVSKLMRNQDLILVAKKCRVTTAFRNTIGLPGRLSTRLQPNHPTDDVTGIAASILDGLLYGNGDAVIGINPATDNVAQSIKLMKLMDEVIRKYQIPTQSCVLTHVTNTLEAIEQGAPVDLVFQSIGGTQATNESFGFNLGVLAEARDAARSLKRGTVGDNVMYFETGQGSALSANAHHGLDQQTCEVRAYAVARHFEPLLVNTVVGFIGPEYLFDGKQIIRAGLEDHFCGKLLGVPMGCDICYTNHADADQNDMDNLLTLLGVAGCTFIMGIPGSDDIMLNYQTTSFHDALYARRALDLSPAPEFERWLSEMAIFDDVAKHSPSAVLPDSFARSLANLPAAGADQ; encoded by the coding sequence ATGGCCAAGGCCTATCATTACACGCTGGGTAGTCAATGCCATCGCTTCAAGAACCTGGCCGAAGTGATGGCTAAGGCCACGCCGGCGCGTTCCGGTGACCGCCTGGCAGGCGTCATCGCTGACTCCGCTGAAGAGCGTGTGGTGGCGCAGATGGCGCTGGCGGAGTTGCCGCTGCGCACCTTCCTCGAAGACCACCTTATCCCCTATGAGGAAGATGAGATCACGCGGCTGATCATCGACACTCACGATAAAGAGGCCTTCGCTCCCATCAGCCATCTCACCGTTGGCGACTTTCGCAACTGGCTGTTGAGCGATCTTGCCACCCCCGAGATGCTGACACGCGTTCAGGCCGGCATCACGCCGGAGATGGCCGCGGCGGTCAGCAAGCTGATGCGCAATCAGGACCTGATTCTGGTCGCCAAGAAGTGCAGGGTGACCACCGCCTTTCGCAATACCATCGGCCTGCCCGGAAGATTGTCGACCCGCCTGCAGCCCAACCATCCGACCGATGATGTGACCGGCATTGCCGCCAGCATCCTCGATGGCCTGCTCTACGGCAACGGTGATGCGGTGATCGGCATCAACCCGGCGACCGATAACGTCGCCCAGAGCATCAAGCTGATGAAGCTGATGGATGAGGTGATTCGTAAGTACCAGATTCCGACCCAGTCCTGTGTGCTGACCCACGTCACCAACACCCTGGAGGCGATCGAGCAGGGGGCGCCGGTGGACCTGGTGTTCCAGTCGATCGGCGGCACCCAGGCCACCAACGAAAGCTTCGGGTTTAACCTCGGGGTACTCGCCGAGGCCCGTGATGCGGCAAGAAGCCTCAAGCGCGGCACCGTAGGTGACAACGTCATGTATTTCGAGACCGGCCAGGGCAGTGCGTTGTCGGCCAATGCCCACCATGGGCTCGATCAGCAGACCTGCGAGGTGCGCGCCTACGCGGTAGCGCGCCACTTCGAACCGCTGCTGGTCAACACCGTGGTCGGCTTCATCGGCCCGGAGTACCTGTTCGATGGCAAGCAGATCATTCGCGCCGGACTCGAGGATCATTTCTGCGGCAAGTTGCTCGGCGTGCCGATGGGCTGTGACATCTGCTACACCAACCACGCCGATGCAGACCAGAACGACATGGACAACCTGCTCACGCTGCTCGGAGTGGCGGGCTGCACCTTCATCATGGGCATCCCGGGCTCTGATGACATCATGCTCAACTACCAGACCACATCCTTCCACGATGCCCTCTATGCACGTCGGGCGCTGGATCTGTCGCCGGCCCCGGAATTCGAGCGCTGGCTTAGCGAGATGGCGATCTTCGATGACGTCGCCAAGCACTCTCCCAGTGCTGTCTTGCCGGACTCCTTTGCCCGATCGCTTGCCAACCTGCCCGCCGCAGGAGCCGATCAATGA
- a CDS encoding helix-turn-helix domain-containing protein, whose amino-acid sequence MPPSYGHRKQVVDRIKAHLNACEAPPVALSELCEIAHVSQRTLQYSFTSILGISPIQFLRLTRLNRVRRRLSAPDTGTTVSQVAADWGFYHLGQFAQDYRQLFGEAPSVTLYRHAA is encoded by the coding sequence ATGCCGCCCAGCTATGGCCACCGCAAGCAGGTGGTGGATCGCATCAAGGCGCATCTGAACGCCTGCGAGGCGCCGCCGGTGGCCTTGAGCGAGCTGTGCGAGATCGCCCACGTCAGCCAGCGCACCCTGCAGTACAGCTTCACCAGCATTCTGGGTATCAGCCCCATTCAGTTCCTGCGCCTGACACGGCTCAACCGGGTCCGCCGTCGCCTGAGCGCACCGGATACCGGCACTACGGTCAGCCAGGTAGCCGCCGACTGGGGATTTTATCACCTGGGACAGTTCGCCCAGGACTATCGTCAGCTGTTCGGGGAAGCTCCCTCCGTGACGCTTTACCGCCATGCGGCCTGA
- the trpC gene encoding indole-3-glycerol phosphate synthase TrpC, with amino-acid sequence MTQAQDTHSQGTHSPGTHSPGSSSQGAQSQGRSSKDRLPTILARILARKDEEVAERRQAVSEDELHDLAARQAPPRGFVAALEARIAAGDPAVIAEVKKASPSKGVMREDFRPADIARAYERGGAACLSVLTDADFFQGHEDYLIEAQDACGLPVIRKDFITHGYQVVEARAIGADCILLIVAALDDARLKALHDQAVALGMDVLVEVHDAKELVRALALDLTLVGINNRDLHTFETRLETTFELLERIPKGVTVITESGIHGREDVARMRERGVHGFLVGEAFMRVGDPGAALEAMFY; translated from the coding sequence ATGACTCAAGCGCAAGATACGCATTCTCAAGGCACTCACTCTCCAGGCACCCACTCTCCAGGCTCTTCGTCTCAAGGCGCTCAGTCTCAAGGCCGTTCGTCTAAAGATCGCCTGCCGACTATTCTGGCCCGCATCCTGGCGCGCAAGGACGAGGAAGTCGCCGAGCGCCGCCAGGCGGTCAGCGAGGACGAACTTCACGATCTCGCCGCTCGCCAGGCGCCGCCGCGGGGCTTCGTCGCCGCGTTGGAAGCGCGCATCGCTGCCGGTGATCCGGCGGTGATCGCCGAGGTCAAGAAAGCTTCGCCCTCGAAGGGCGTCATGCGTGAGGACTTTCGCCCCGCCGACATCGCCCGCGCCTACGAGCGTGGTGGGGCGGCCTGCCTGTCGGTGCTCACCGATGCCGACTTCTTCCAGGGCCACGAGGATTACCTGATCGAAGCGCAGGATGCCTGTGGGCTGCCGGTGATCCGCAAGGACTTCATCACCCATGGCTACCAGGTCGTCGAGGCCCGGGCCATCGGCGCCGACTGCATCCTGCTGATCGTTGCCGCTCTGGATGACGCCCGCCTCAAGGCGCTGCATGACCAGGCCGTGGCGCTGGGCATGGATGTGCTGGTGGAAGTGCACGATGCCAAGGAGTTGGTGCGGGCGCTGGCGCTGGATCTGACTCTGGTCGGCATCAACAACCGCGACCTGCACACCTTCGAGACCCGTCTCGAGACTACCTTCGAGCTGCTCGAACGGATACCTAAGGGCGTGACGGTAATCACCGAGTCGGGTATCCATGGCCGCGAGGACGTGGCGCGGATGCGCGAGCGTGGCGTGCATGGTTTTCTTGTCGGTGAGGCCTTTATGCGCGTGGGTGACCCCGGCGCGGCGCTGGAGGCGATGTTCTACTGA